One window of the Archaeoglobus sulfaticallidus PM70-1 genome contains the following:
- the cas4 gene encoding CRISPR-associated protein Cas4 — translation MEFVSVSEVTSYAYCPRYCYFIQRYGESYGRGMALKEIYLSIRKGLDAEWAKARFLSLGGDEGIFSSAIEDFRFNGSLNELVPVDWEVSLTNEKFRLKGVVDEIVTKNEMLYPLSISYKAPERGVWFKDRVKITCFCILLEEKLKDKVKRGFVYYCRDGRLRDVEISRKDRMTVLRMIERVIRLRKNFIPERKESGKCKFCSFRENCLTMKTSFASKFL, via the coding sequence ATGGAATTTGTCAGCGTTAGTGAGGTAACAAGCTATGCTTACTGTCCGAGATACTGTTATTTCATTCAGAGATATGGTGAGAGCTATGGAAGAGGAATGGCTCTGAAAGAGATCTACCTCAGTATTCGAAAAGGTTTAGATGCTGAATGGGCTAAAGCGAGATTTCTCAGTTTAGGCGGAGATGAGGGGATATTCAGCTCAGCCATTGAGGATTTCAGGTTCAATGGGTCCTTAAACGAGCTCGTTCCCGTTGACTGGGAAGTCAGCCTGACTAACGAGAAGTTCCGGCTGAAAGGGGTTGTGGATGAGATAGTCACAAAAAATGAAATGCTGTACCCCCTTTCAATTTCATATAAGGCTCCGGAAAGAGGTGTATGGTTTAAAGACAGGGTAAAAATTACCTGCTTCTGTATCCTTCTTGAAGAAAAACTGAAAGATAAGGTAAAGAGAGGATTCGTTTATTACTGCCGCGATGGCAGGCTAAGGGATGTTGAAATATCGAGAAAAGACAGAATGACTGTTTTAAGAATGATCGAAAGAGTTATTAGGCTCAGAAAAAATTTCATACCCGAGAGAAAAGAGAGTGGAAAATGTAAGTTCTGCTCTTTCAGGGAGAACTGTCTCACGATGAAAACAAGCTTCGCTTCAAAGTTTCTTTAG
- a CDS encoding DUF555 domain-containing protein, which yields MNYIVRLQGGWIVRKAKSVEDAMNIAVAEAGKRLNPDLDYVEIDVGDTACPACNVPFKSAFMVAGVALVGLIFEMKVFNAESKEHAGRIAKYEIGKRLGRIPLEVIEIEEFE from the coding sequence TTGAACTACATCGTAAGACTTCAGGGTGGCTGGATCGTTAGAAAGGCAAAAAGTGTAGAGGATGCGATGAACATCGCGGTAGCTGAGGCTGGGAAGAGACTCAACCCAGATCTCGACTATGTCGAGATCGATGTTGGAGATACAGCCTGTCCAGCCTGCAACGTACCTTTCAAATCCGCATTCATGGTTGCCGGAGTCGCTTTAGTCGGGCTGATCTTTGAGATGAAGGTTTTCAATGCAGAAAGCAAGGAGCATGCGGGAAGAATAGCCAAGTACGAGATTGGCAAGAGGCTGGGCAGAATCCCGCTTGAGGTTATAGAGATTGAGGAGTTCGAGTAG
- a CDS encoding helicase HerA domain-containing protein: protein MKGLVGRIYGNAGSTEFNFVVLEPKEVKRTDYIKVWNDSEGWVVAQVLDVIASTDLKETDVLKGRDAEREIYIAKAYVIGKRDENGLLRVPKTPFVPGENVFKAEKELIVDVLGLEKDGIYLGLIEDTDIRVNLDVNSLVQKHCCILAKTGSGKSYTAGVIIEELIERGVPLFIIDPHGEYASLKEPNRDEEEKMKIYGISPKGYGNKVRVYVPPNSPFANRADGILRLDGLNLSAEEIIELAGITNTTQQALLYQALKNLKGQEYTIEDIIDEVEQIKHSAKVALLGSLEKILESGLFGRDSTPVDILLQKERAIVLDMRGTPPEHQDLIVSRVCAKLFELRKREEVPPGMIVIEEAHNFIPERGMGKAVSTQVLRTIASEGRKFGLGLLVISQRPARVDKNVISQCNTQIILRVTNPNDLNAIKKGVEGLTAEMVDEIKRLPPGTALVVNPELENPIIVNIRTRKSRHGGASVSVVKGTEKKKRTERTAKVRDVKDKKEAKKEKKDSKKKSRKGFLRRMFG, encoded by the coding sequence ATGAAAGGACTGGTTGGCAGGATTTACGGTAATGCAGGATCAACAGAGTTTAATTTCGTTGTTTTAGAACCAAAAGAGGTTAAAAGAACGGATTACATCAAGGTCTGGAACGACTCAGAGGGGTGGGTTGTTGCTCAGGTTCTCGATGTTATAGCCTCCACAGACCTGAAGGAAACAGATGTTCTGAAAGGCAGGGATGCTGAGAGGGAGATCTACATAGCAAAAGCATATGTGATCGGAAAGAGAGATGAGAATGGTCTCCTGAGGGTTCCAAAAACCCCCTTTGTTCCTGGAGAGAATGTTTTCAAGGCAGAAAAGGAGCTCATTGTGGATGTGCTTGGACTCGAAAAAGATGGTATTTATCTTGGATTGATAGAGGATACGGACATCAGGGTCAATCTGGATGTCAACTCACTGGTGCAAAAGCACTGCTGCATTCTGGCAAAAACTGGAAGTGGAAAGAGTTACACTGCTGGTGTTATAATAGAGGAGCTTATAGAGAGAGGTGTACCGCTTTTCATAATAGATCCGCATGGAGAGTACGCCTCGCTGAAAGAACCCAACAGGGATGAAGAGGAAAAAATGAAAATCTATGGAATAAGTCCGAAAGGGTACGGCAATAAGGTTAGGGTGTATGTCCCTCCCAACTCTCCCTTCGCAAATAGGGCTGATGGGATTCTCAGGCTCGATGGATTGAATCTGTCTGCTGAGGAGATAATAGAGCTTGCCGGAATAACCAACACAACCCAGCAGGCTTTGCTGTATCAGGCATTGAAAAATCTTAAAGGTCAGGAGTACACAATAGAGGACATAATCGATGAGGTTGAACAGATAAAACACAGTGCGAAGGTTGCTTTGCTTGGCAGCCTCGAAAAGATTCTCGAATCCGGACTTTTCGGAAGGGATTCAACTCCCGTAGATATCCTGCTCCAGAAGGAGAGGGCGATAGTCCTGGACATGAGAGGCACACCTCCAGAGCACCAGGACCTCATCGTATCGAGGGTGTGTGCGAAGCTTTTCGAACTGAGGAAGAGAGAGGAAGTACCACCTGGCATGATAGTCATTGAGGAGGCTCACAACTTTATTCCTGAGAGGGGGATGGGCAAGGCCGTTTCCACACAGGTTTTGAGGACCATAGCCAGTGAAGGCAGGAAGTTCGGTCTCGGATTGCTGGTGATAAGCCAGAGACCTGCGAGAGTTGATAAGAATGTCATAAGCCAGTGTAACACCCAGATAATACTGAGGGTTACGAATCCAAATGATCTGAATGCTATAAAGAAGGGTGTTGAGGGTTTAACAGCAGAAATGGTTGATGAGATAAAAAGGCTCCCTCCTGGAACAGCTTTGGTTGTGAATCCAGAGCTCGAGAATCCGATTATAGTCAACATAAGAACTAGAAAAAGCAGGCATGGTGGTGCATCTGTTAGCGTTGTCAAGGGAACTGAGAAAAAGAAGAGAACAGAGAGAACCGCAAAGGTTAGAGATGTTAAGGATAAAAAAGAAGCTAAAAAGGAAAAGAAAGATAGCAAGAAGAAGAGCAGGAAAGGATTCCTGAGAAGGATGTTCGGGTAA
- a CDS encoding radical SAM/SPASM domain-containing protein, producing the protein MRELKRSLDIHEYIYYLKKIFDSPAARKILSKLSTPKKIEKILSIYCGLEDPKGLSEKLQAFTLSEIIKKSAEKFDIDEDLLKNGLKDRFYRRGLANVIAGIARYGITVPQRLFAPFLVVWDFTKMCNLRCQHCYSNAGKMGHELTLLEKLELVNQLDEAGVVAISFSGGEPLMSSDFWLTAEHAKRLGFHVSVATNGTLIDEDVAKKLKGIVDYVEISLDSPNPKAHDSFRGVKGAFEGAIERIKNCIKAGIQTGIATTATKKNLSEIPELVELVEELGAYRLVVFNFVPTGRGKGITDMDLNDTEIEWLLKFLYDSMPNKDIQLLSTSPLYAVVAVKRIAEGKGKSMTPTHLTDVCIPKEGTLMLSDFIGGCGAGRLYCGIRPNGDITPCVFIPIVVGNYRESFIKVWQENRVLEALRDRDSTNYGCSKCEYRCICGGCRARAYGYYGDLYEIDPGCFLSIS; encoded by the coding sequence ATGAGAGAACTTAAAAGATCACTGGATATTCACGAGTACATTTACTACCTAAAAAAAATTTTTGATAGTCCTGCAGCAAGAAAGATCCTATCAAAACTTTCAACACCCAAGAAGATAGAGAAGATATTATCTATATACTGTGGCCTTGAAGATCCTAAAGGTCTGAGCGAGAAGCTTCAGGCTTTCACGCTTTCCGAGATAATTAAAAAGTCAGCTGAAAAGTTTGATATCGATGAAGATTTACTTAAAAATGGATTGAAGGACAGGTTTTACAGAAGGGGACTGGCGAATGTCATTGCTGGAATCGCCAGATACGGCATAACTGTGCCGCAAAGACTGTTTGCTCCATTCCTTGTGGTATGGGATTTTACGAAGATGTGTAATCTGAGATGCCAGCACTGCTACTCCAATGCCGGAAAGATGGGTCATGAGCTAACACTGCTCGAAAAACTTGAGCTCGTAAATCAGCTTGATGAGGCAGGAGTTGTTGCAATATCCTTCTCAGGAGGGGAGCCATTGATGAGCAGTGATTTCTGGCTTACTGCCGAACATGCCAAAAGGCTCGGTTTCCATGTGAGCGTTGCCACAAACGGAACACTGATAGATGAGGATGTTGCTAAAAAGTTGAAAGGAATAGTAGATTATGTTGAGATCAGCCTGGATTCTCCGAATCCCAAAGCTCACGACAGCTTCAGAGGGGTTAAGGGAGCTTTTGAAGGGGCAATTGAGAGAATAAAGAACTGCATCAAAGCTGGAATCCAGACAGGAATAGCCACAACAGCAACCAAAAAGAATCTCAGTGAGATACCAGAGCTAGTTGAGTTGGTAGAGGAGCTTGGAGCTTACAGACTCGTTGTCTTCAACTTCGTACCAACAGGAAGGGGCAAGGGGATAACAGACATGGATCTGAATGATACAGAGATAGAATGGCTCCTCAAATTTCTATATGACAGCATGCCGAACAAAGACATTCAACTACTGTCCACTTCCCCACTTTATGCTGTCGTTGCGGTAAAGAGGATTGCTGAGGGTAAGGGCAAAAGCATGACTCCAACCCATCTAACGGATGTCTGCATTCCCAAGGAGGGAACGCTCATGCTTTCAGATTTCATTGGCGGATGTGGAGCAGGAAGGTTGTACTGTGGAATAAGACCAAATGGAGATATAACTCCATGCGTGTTCATACCGATCGTCGTCGGGAACTACAGAGAGAGTTTCATAAAGGTATGGCAGGAGAACAGGGTGCTTGAGGCTTTGAGGGACAGGGATTCCACCAATTACGGTTGCAGTAAGTGTGAGTACAGATGTATCTGTGGGGGTTGCAGGGCGAGAGCTTACGGCTATTATGGTGACCTCTACGAGATCGATCCAGGATGCTTTCTGAGCATAAGTTGA
- the dph5 gene encoding diphthine synthase, which produces MLIFIGTGLWDAEDISLKGLRYARSSDEVYLELYTSKPNIDTDSLSELIGKEVGLLSRSDLEENSRYLVEKAKERDIVILVPGDPMVATTHTALRVEAKKRGVKTVIIHSSSILSAVCGITGLHIYKFGKSATISYPYREKVSKTPVDVIESNRKINAHTLLFLDLHPEPMKIDKAISLLEQVGNVSEYYGVGIARAGSENMVVKCDKLKNLKEFDFGDPMHILITLSPRIHFMEFEYLREFADAPDTLEKLVE; this is translated from the coding sequence ATGCTTATCTTCATAGGAACGGGCTTATGGGATGCCGAAGATATCAGCCTGAAGGGGCTGAGATATGCGAGAAGCTCGGATGAGGTTTATCTCGAGCTTTACACATCAAAGCCAAACATCGATACGGATTCGCTAAGTGAGCTAATTGGCAAGGAAGTTGGATTGCTTAGCAGATCAGATCTTGAGGAAAACAGCAGATATCTAGTAGAGAAAGCCAAAGAAAGAGATATAGTCATTCTTGTCCCCGGAGATCCAATGGTAGCTACAACCCATACAGCTTTGAGGGTTGAGGCAAAAAAGAGAGGTGTAAAGACTGTTATAATCCACTCATCCAGCATTCTGAGTGCTGTGTGTGGCATTACCGGCTTACACATCTACAAGTTCGGAAAATCGGCAACAATAAGCTATCCATATCGCGAAAAGGTCTCAAAAACTCCTGTGGATGTTATTGAGAGCAATCGAAAGATTAACGCCCACACGCTACTCTTCCTCGATTTGCATCCAGAGCCGATGAAAATTGACAAGGCTATTTCTTTGCTTGAGCAGGTCGGTAATGTTTCAGAGTATTACGGTGTCGGAATAGCGAGAGCGGGTTCAGAGAATATGGTTGTAAAATGCGATAAGCTGAAGAACCTGAAGGAGTTCGATTTTGGAGATCCGATGCACATACTCATAACACTATCGCCGAGGATCCACTTCATGGAATTTGAATATCTGAGGGAGTTTGCCGATGCCCCTGATACTCTCGAAAAGCTCGTTGAATGA